One genomic segment of Erysipelotrichaceae bacterium 66202529 includes these proteins:
- a CDS encoding putative N-acetylmannosamine-6-phosphate 2-epimerase, producing MKTTDPKKRALLDSLKDGLIVSCQVQKDDPIYTDDIVVKMAEAAKWAGAVGIRANSPEQIKAIKDKVDLPMIGLWKIWHDDTDVFITPTMEAARAVWEAGAEIIALDCTAQITHEKTQAWDLIKTVKKEIPEAIIFADVSNMEEAARAVENGADIVAPTLYGYTKETEHIEGADYRMFAEMCRTFKDDAFVMMEGHIYTPEDAMKCIYLGAHSVVVGSAITRPHLTAKRFVDLLGGYQDNWREAEKAKH from the coding sequence ATCGTATCCTGTCAGGTACAGAAAGATGACCCAATCTATACCGATGACATCGTTGTAAAAATGGCGGAGGCTGCTAAATGGGCAGGTGCGGTGGGAATCCGTGCAAACTCTCCGGAACAAATCAAAGCAATTAAGGATAAGGTGGATCTGCCAATGATCGGGCTATGGAAAATCTGGCACGATGATACGGATGTCTTCATTACACCGACCATGGAAGCCGCAAGAGCAGTATGGGAGGCAGGAGCTGAAATCATCGCCTTGGATTGCACAGCACAGATTACGCATGAAAAGACACAGGCATGGGATCTGATTAAAACCGTAAAAAAGGAAATTCCGGAGGCAATCATCTTCGCAGACGTATCCAATATGGAGGAGGCTGCTCGCGCTGTGGAAAACGGTGCTGACATTGTTGCACCAACACTGTATGGCTATACAAAGGAAACAGAGCATATCGAGGGAGCCGATTACCGTATGTTTGCGGAAATGTGCAGAACCTTTAAGGATGATGCCTTTGTTATGATGGAAGGACACATCTATACACCGGAGGATGCGATGAAGTGCATTTATCTGGGAGCACACTCCGTCGTTGTCGGCAGTGCTATCACACGTCCGCATCTGACCGCAAAACGCTTTGTCGACCTGCTTGGCGGTTATCAGGATAACTGGAGAGAAGCAGAAAAGGCAAAGCACTAG